In Candidatus Defluviibacterium haderslevense, the following are encoded in one genomic region:
- a CDS encoding RNA polymerase sigma factor gives MEREIEKIYIRRILEGDIEVFSLLVSKYQNLVFTICSRVFDNKEEAEDIAQESFIKCYQSLKQFKGESKFSSWLYTITYNTCMNHLKYKKRQTSVEDIANVADQDIIEQDHIFAKLEQKEQTNLIQQALSKLELDEQMIIQLYYYEELPIKEISNILSLKIENIKIKLFRSRKKLFNILSLHSQCSTLIYE, from the coding sequence ATGGAGCGAGAAATAGAAAAAATTTATATTCGACGAATTTTAGAAGGAGATATTGAAGTATTTTCGCTTTTGGTATCCAAATACCAAAATTTAGTTTTCACCATTTGTTCTAGAGTATTTGATAATAAAGAAGAAGCCGAAGACATTGCTCAGGAGTCCTTTATTAAATGTTATCAATCCTTGAAACAATTTAAAGGTGAATCCAAATTTAGTTCTTGGCTCTATACCATAACTTATAATACTTGTATGAATCATTTAAAGTATAAGAAAAGGCAAACATCCGTTGAAGATATAGCTAATGTTGCAGATCAAGATATCATCGAACAAGATCATATATTTGCAAAGTTGGAACAAAAAGAACAAACCAATCTAATTCAACAAGCCCTTTCTAAACTCGAACTAGATGAACAAATGATCATTCAATTATATTACTATGAGGAATTACCTATAAAAGAAATTTCAAATATTTTATCTTTGAAGATTGAAAACATTAAAATCAAACTTTTTAGGAGCCGAAAAAAACTATTTAATATTCTTAGTCTTCATTCACAATGTTCAACTTTGATTTATGAATAA